In one Candidatus Peribacter riflensis genomic region, the following are encoded:
- a CDS encoding integral membrane sensor signal transduction histidine kinase: MHHAANFRHISTRIALQFMGFVFLLFLINGSLFLMADFGNVRRMARGRLLREAQMILSQAPGMLQGKPLSVPPPLAERIRILDADGRLMHAGSLFADVPALTTEGYSTIEVREESYTVLTIPLTVDGRVRGFAQVAGMEHLPARDLPIRWGLYFLVSILVSALTFVVGLFFARRSLKPAEQMMERLEQFTQDASHELRTPLAALSSSLDLALKNGEHREGILSAKEDLKQVTVLVERLLELARLDTFIHEDNPVDLSELVAQSTERMRSLAAGRRVAIEQHIDQGVTVRGDAVLLRQALENLLSNAIKFSKPSGGDIRVRLTSKTLSIEDAGVGIDASALPHIFDRFYQAEQSRAMGGFGLGLALVKRIVELHGWTVEARSTHGEGATFTMHFGSQTHAPRS, encoded by the coding sequence ATGCACCACGCTGCGAATTTTCGGCACATCTCCACCCGCATCGCGCTGCAGTTCATGGGGTTCGTCTTTCTGCTGTTCCTTATCAATGGATCGCTCTTTCTCATGGCGGATTTCGGGAATGTCCGGCGCATGGCCCGTGGTCGGCTGCTGCGCGAGGCCCAGATGATCCTCAGTCAGGCGCCCGGCATGCTCCAGGGAAAGCCGCTTTCCGTTCCTCCTCCGCTCGCGGAACGCATCAGGATTCTGGATGCCGACGGGCGGCTGATGCATGCCGGATCACTCTTTGCGGATGTGCCTGCATTGACGACCGAGGGATACTCCACCATTGAAGTGCGTGAGGAGTCCTACACCGTCCTGACCATTCCGCTCACCGTGGACGGCCGCGTCCGCGGCTTTGCCCAAGTGGCCGGCATGGAGCATCTGCCGGCGCGCGATCTGCCGATCCGGTGGGGATTGTATTTCCTCGTCAGCATTCTGGTTTCGGCCCTCACGTTTGTGGTCGGGCTTTTCTTTGCGCGCCGGAGCCTGAAGCCTGCGGAGCAGATGATGGAGCGATTGGAGCAGTTCACGCAGGATGCGAGCCACGAGCTCAGAACGCCCCTCGCCGCCCTCAGCTCCTCATTGGATCTTGCGCTGAAGAATGGGGAGCACCGCGAGGGGATTCTGTCGGCCAAGGAGGACCTGAAACAGGTGACGGTGCTCGTAGAGAGGCTGCTCGAGCTGGCCCGACTGGATACATTCATTCATGAAGACAACCCCGTTGATCTTTCGGAACTGGTCGCGCAATCCACAGAGCGCATGCGCTCGCTCGCAGCCGGGAGGCGCGTTGCCATTGAGCAGCACATCGATCAGGGCGTGACCGTGCGCGGCGATGCCGTTCTGCTCAGGCAGGCGCTGGAGAATCTGCTCTCCAACGCCATCAAATTCAGCAAACCCTCCGGGGGCGACATTCGCGTGCGTCTCACCTCCAAAACACTCTCGATCGAAGATGCCGGTGTGGGAATCGACGCATCTGCCCTGCCGCATATTTTCGACCGCTTCTACCAGGCCGAGCAGTCGCGCGCGATGGGGGGATTCGGTCTCGGGCTGGCCCTGGTGAAGCGCATTGTGGAGCTGCACGGCTGGACCGTGGAGGCGCGCAGCACGCACGGCGAAGGCGCGACATTCACGATGCATTTCGGCTCACAGACACACGCTCCGCGGTCTTAA
- a CDS encoding putative oxidoreductase, with the protein MLFSPLALRGANVLYLLFRILVGFLFLQHGLQKLGLLEGQFAINGFMGFVGMCELAGGIALVAGFWTRLVAVLGTILLIGAYVTAHAGNGVLPIQNRGELALLYIAAFLVLFIYGAGRLSAEKFFFKRELF; encoded by the coding sequence ATGCTCTTCTCACCCTTGGCCCTGCGCGGCGCAAACGTGCTCTACCTCCTCTTCCGCATTCTGGTCGGGTTTCTCTTCCTGCAGCACGGGTTGCAGAAGCTGGGCCTCCTCGAAGGACAATTCGCCATCAACGGATTCATGGGATTTGTGGGCATGTGTGAGCTCGCAGGCGGCATCGCCCTTGTCGCGGGCTTCTGGACGCGCCTCGTCGCCGTACTGGGCACCATCCTGCTCATCGGCGCCTACGTCACCGCCCATGCGGGCAACGGCGTGCTCCCCATTCAGAACCGCGGCGAACTGGCGCTACTCTACATCGCCGCATTCCTCGTGCTGTTCATCTACGGCGCCGGCCGACTGAGCGCTGAGAAGTTTTTCTTCAAGCGCGAGCTCTTCTAA
- a CDS encoding cation efflux system protein, CDF family: MVEIVLSVLTGSTAVLADGLMNTDDIVALAVSIYSERKTRQAPDERRTFGYGRMDVLAGFVKGCLLLLSALVVALQVGKLLLMPESVAGTTVLIVGVVSLAVNFISSVMLKADACHSLNARGTYACMTYDMIGSAALIVSGLLSRYFSVVYFDVAAALLIAFFMIKSGWGIFKEGARLFLQSAPQSFDYDLFEKAVGDVQGVLSVGDIHVWSLTPAEHHLTCKVTLKNGDVCKCDAAIRDVERIASEMGIHHVTVQPVYTDETLQRFCKTPA; the protein is encoded by the coding sequence ATGGTGGAAATCGTCCTGAGCGTGCTCACGGGCAGTACTGCAGTGCTGGCGGACGGCCTCATGAACACCGACGACATCGTTGCCCTCGCTGTCAGCATTTACAGCGAAAGGAAGACTAGGCAAGCCCCCGATGAGCGGCGCACCTTCGGGTACGGTCGGATGGATGTGCTCGCGGGTTTCGTGAAGGGATGCCTTCTGCTCCTCTCTGCGCTGGTCGTCGCGCTGCAAGTAGGAAAACTCTTACTCATGCCCGAATCTGTTGCCGGGACGACGGTTCTCATCGTCGGTGTCGTTTCTCTCGCTGTGAATTTCATCTCTTCTGTCATGCTCAAGGCGGATGCCTGTCACAGCCTGAACGCGCGAGGGACGTATGCCTGTATGACCTACGATATGATCGGTTCTGCCGCCCTGATCGTGAGCGGTCTCCTCTCACGATATTTCAGCGTCGTATATTTTGATGTCGCCGCCGCACTGCTTATTGCCTTCTTCATGATCAAGAGCGGCTGGGGCATCTTCAAGGAGGGTGCTCGTCTCTTCCTGCAATCCGCTCCGCAGAGTTTCGATTACGATCTTTTCGAGAAAGCGGTCGGAGACGTCCAAGGTGTCCTATCCGTCGGGGATATCCACGTCTGGAGCCTGACACCGGCGGAGCACCATCTGACCTGCAAGGTTACGCTCAAGAACGGTGACGTCTGTAAGTGTGATGCGGCGATCCGCGACGTCGAGCGCATCGCCTCAGAAATGGGTATCCATCATGTCACCGTCCAGCCCGTCTATACGGATGAGACGCTACAGCGCTTCTGCAAGACACCTGCATGA
- a CDS encoding aspartyl/glutamyl-tRNA amidotransferase subunit A produces MSSASLTIGQAHARLKAGELTAVELARACIERIESVDKSLNAVVHRNFDRALDEAKKTDKKGAFDHPLAGIPYLAKDVFCEEGVPTTACSNILRNPAADPSDRGRARDFIPPFDSTTTKRLKAQSAVSLGKTNTDEFTMGASTETSCFGVTKNPWDHSRVAGGSSGGSAAAVAADECLFALGTDTGGSIRQPAGFCGCTGLKVTYGRTSRYGVLSMASSLDSIGALTKTVEDAAIVLSAIAGRDPLDATTGDVPVPDYTQTIKQGVKGMKIGLPKEYFIKGMDPQVEAAVREAAKVYASLGAKIVDVSLPHSPYAIATYYVIVPSEVSSNMARYDGVRFGHTVPERENLIGYYERVRSSGFGDEVKRRIMIGTYALSAGYYDAYYRQAQRVRTLIKRDFDQVFEKVDCLLTPVAPTPAFTIGAHTDDPVQMYLEDIFTVSINLAGIPGLSIPCGFAKAKPSSEAPKGAKEDDLLPIGMQILGPQWGEETILRAGHAYEQATEWHGRRPTLV; encoded by the coding sequence ATGAGCAGCGCCTCGCTCACCATCGGCCAGGCGCACGCGCGGTTGAAAGCCGGTGAGCTCACCGCTGTGGAGCTGGCCCGTGCCTGCATCGAGCGGATCGAATCCGTCGACAAATCCCTCAATGCCGTGGTGCACCGTAATTTCGATCGAGCCCTGGATGAAGCCAAAAAGACAGATAAGAAGGGGGCATTCGATCATCCGCTCGCCGGCATCCCATACCTGGCCAAAGACGTCTTCTGCGAGGAGGGCGTTCCCACCACCGCATGCTCCAATATATTGAGAAACCCTGCAGCAGATCCTTCGGATCGCGGCAGGGCGCGGGATTTCATTCCGCCATTCGATTCCACGACGACGAAGCGGCTCAAGGCCCAAAGCGCCGTGAGTCTGGGCAAGACCAATACCGATGAATTCACCATGGGTGCCTCCACCGAGACGAGCTGTTTCGGCGTGACGAAGAACCCGTGGGATCACTCGCGTGTGGCGGGGGGGTCTTCCGGCGGATCGGCTGCCGCTGTCGCGGCGGATGAGTGCCTGTTCGCACTCGGGACGGATACAGGAGGATCGATACGCCAGCCTGCGGGTTTTTGCGGTTGTACAGGGCTCAAGGTCACCTACGGCCGCACCAGCCGGTACGGGGTCCTCAGTATGGCGAGCTCGCTCGATTCCATCGGCGCACTCACGAAGACGGTGGAGGATGCGGCCATTGTCCTCAGCGCGATTGCAGGAAGAGACCCGCTCGATGCCACCACCGGCGACGTGCCCGTGCCGGACTACACGCAGACCATCAAGCAGGGCGTGAAGGGCATGAAGATCGGTCTACCCAAGGAGTACTTCATTAAGGGAATGGACCCGCAGGTGGAGGCAGCTGTGCGCGAGGCGGCCAAGGTATATGCCTCGCTGGGAGCCAAGATCGTCGATGTGAGCCTACCCCACTCACCGTACGCCATCGCGACGTATTACGTCATTGTACCCTCCGAAGTGAGTTCGAATATGGCCCGGTACGACGGTGTGCGTTTCGGTCATACCGTTCCGGAGCGTGAGAACCTGATCGGATACTACGAGCGCGTGCGAAGTAGCGGCTTCGGCGACGAAGTGAAGCGCCGCATCATGATTGGCACCTACGCGCTCTCGGCCGGGTACTACGACGCGTACTACCGTCAGGCACAGCGCGTGCGCACGCTGATCAAGCGCGACTTCGATCAGGTATTCGAGAAAGTGGATTGCCTCCTCACGCCCGTGGCCCCCACCCCGGCCTTCACCATCGGCGCCCACACCGATGACCCCGTGCAGATGTATCTGGAAGACATCTTCACAGTCTCAATAAACCTCGCCGGCATCCCGGGGCTCTCCATCCCGTGTGGTTTCGCGAAAGCGAAACCATCCTCCGAAGCTCCGAAGGGAGCGAAGGAGGATGACCTCCTGCCGATCGGCATGCAGATTTTGGGACCGCAATGGGGCGAAGAGACGATTCTGCGCGCAGGCCACGCCTATGAGCAGGCCACGGAGTGGCATGGACGGAGACCGACTCTCGTTTAA
- a CDS encoding aspartyl-tRNA(Asn)/glutamyl-tRNA (Gln) amidotransferase subunit C, with protein MTNLTPAQVRHIAKLARLTLSDSEVEKFSRELTQILDYVEKLKEVKTEGVEPTAQVTGLSNITRTDTIAECPVGTDALLGVSPLPIVDQQIETPSAL; from the coding sequence ATGACGAATTTGACCCCTGCCCAAGTCCGGCACATCGCCAAGCTGGCCCGACTCACCCTCTCGGATAGCGAGGTGGAGAAATTCAGTCGCGAACTCACCCAGATTTTGGATTACGTCGAGAAACTGAAAGAGGTGAAGACCGAGGGCGTAGAGCCGACGGCGCAAGTGACGGGGCTCAGCAACATCACACGAACCGATACGATCGCAGAATGTCCCGTGGGAACGGATGCCCTGCTCGGCGTGAGTCCCCTGCCCATTGTGGACCAGCAGATCGAAACACCTTCCGCCCTTTAG
- a CDS encoding preprotein translocase subunit YidC: MSEQPRKRSALLEFALIFALVYLGTQLVFRLFFPAEAGGPNGLADVVLKSTAAKVKDGHSITLTLRNNTEGTLLLPDHCPMPPVEVYTVMGEGSGAQIAPLMAIETALPCVPLTSVAPKSEAHIDLGPWKYSLFSQFGTYEVRLPAAARFRTASGTIVPAEHGTLSARVTLHDAGPFTKLFRAFITKPFLNFLIFIASVLPGHSLGVAIIILTLVVKFLLYIPTQHSLEGQKKMQKAQPLLDEIRRRYKDDPKRMQEETMKIWKEHGINPFQSCLPLLIQMPVLIGVFYVVRDGSVLALSQHLIYDFYRHLDWSFATTFLGLDLLKPSYILFPPLLTILQFVQMKLTFAAAKKKREQSGKAESQGDKSQQMQQKMMLYGLPIMIGVFAFQFPAAVSLYWGVSTLFAIGQQMVVNREKITL, from the coding sequence ATGTCTGAACAACCCCGCAAACGGAGCGCCCTCCTCGAGTTCGCGCTGATCTTCGCCCTGGTGTACCTGGGGACCCAGCTCGTCTTCCGGCTGTTCTTCCCTGCAGAAGCGGGCGGGCCCAACGGGCTTGCCGATGTCGTGCTGAAATCCACTGCGGCGAAGGTAAAAGACGGGCACAGCATCACGCTCACTCTGCGCAATAACACCGAAGGCACGCTCCTGCTCCCTGACCACTGCCCGATGCCGCCGGTGGAAGTCTACACGGTCATGGGGGAGGGTTCGGGTGCCCAAATCGCCCCGCTGATGGCCATAGAGACGGCTCTGCCCTGCGTCCCGCTCACCTCTGTCGCCCCGAAGTCCGAGGCCCACATTGACCTGGGTCCGTGGAAGTACTCGCTCTTCTCGCAGTTCGGCACCTACGAAGTGCGGCTGCCCGCAGCAGCGCGCTTCCGCACGGCGAGCGGCACCATTGTCCCGGCGGAGCACGGCACGCTCAGCGCACGGGTCACGCTCCACGACGCGGGCCCTTTCACCAAGCTCTTCCGCGCTTTCATCACGAAGCCCTTTCTCAATTTCCTCATCTTCATCGCTTCCGTCCTGCCCGGCCACAGCCTGGGGGTTGCCATCATCATCCTCACGCTCGTCGTGAAATTCCTGCTCTACATTCCCACACAGCACTCGCTGGAGGGCCAGAAGAAGATGCAGAAGGCCCAGCCGCTCTTGGATGAAATCCGCCGCCGGTACAAGGATGATCCCAAGCGAATGCAGGAAGAGACCATGAAGATCTGGAAAGAGCACGGCATCAATCCGTTCCAGTCGTGCCTGCCGCTCCTCATCCAGATGCCGGTGCTCATCGGCGTCTTCTACGTGGTGCGCGATGGCTCGGTGCTCGCGCTCTCGCAACATCTGATCTACGACTTCTATCGGCATTTGGATTGGTCATTTGCCACCACATTCCTGGGGCTGGACCTGCTGAAGCCCAGCTACATTCTCTTTCCGCCGCTCCTCACTATTCTCCAGTTCGTGCAGATGAAGCTCACGTTCGCCGCCGCCAAGAAGAAGCGGGAGCAGAGTGGCAAAGCCGAGAGTCAGGGGGATAAGAGCCAGCAGATGCAGCAGAAGATGATGCTCTACGGGCTCCCGATCATGATCGGTGTGTTCGCCTTCCAGTTCCCGGCGGCTGTTTCTCTCTACTGGGGCGTGTCGACCCTCTTCGCCATCGGGCAGCAGATGGTGGTGAACAGGGAGAAGATCACGTTGTGA
- a CDS encoding fructose-bisphosphate aldolase class 1 has translation MMTTADIKKLLGSEADALLNYQCKGITKDRLHLPGPSHVKDIFGISDRPKEAVKHLQELYEHGRLGGTGYLSILPVDQGIEHSAGASFAPNPDYFDPENIVKLAIEGGCNAVASTFGVLGIVAKKYADKIPFIVKINHNELLTYPNAFDQVMFGTIEEAHNMGAAGVGATIYFGSPESRRQIVEVAQAFSRAHDLGMFTVLWCYLRNKDFKKDGKDYHTAADLTGQANHLGVTLQADIIKQKLPECNGGYKAMSPEGKYGKSDERMYSTLCADHPIDLARWQVANCYMGRIGLINSGGASGKDDLAQAVKTAVINKRAGGTGLISGRKAFQKPMDEGVELLQAIQDVYLCKEVTIA, from the coding sequence ATGATGACCACTGCCGATATCAAGAAACTCCTCGGTTCCGAAGCCGACGCACTCCTCAATTACCAGTGCAAAGGCATCACGAAGGACCGTCTGCACCTGCCCGGCCCCTCGCACGTAAAGGATATTTTCGGTATCTCGGACCGGCCCAAAGAGGCGGTGAAGCACCTGCAGGAACTCTACGAACACGGCAGACTGGGCGGCACGGGGTACCTGAGTATCCTGCCCGTGGATCAGGGCATCGAGCACTCTGCGGGAGCGAGCTTCGCGCCCAATCCCGATTACTTCGATCCCGAGAACATCGTGAAGCTGGCCATCGAGGGCGGCTGCAACGCCGTGGCCTCCACGTTCGGCGTGCTCGGCATCGTGGCGAAGAAATATGCCGATAAGATCCCGTTCATCGTGAAGATCAACCATAACGAATTGCTCACCTACCCCAATGCTTTTGACCAGGTGATGTTCGGCACGATCGAGGAAGCACACAACATGGGCGCAGCGGGAGTGGGCGCCACCATCTACTTCGGTTCACCGGAATCCCGCCGCCAGATCGTGGAAGTGGCGCAGGCCTTCTCGCGCGCACATGACCTGGGCATGTTCACGGTGCTCTGGTGCTACCTCCGCAACAAGGATTTCAAAAAGGACGGGAAGGACTATCACACGGCAGCGGATCTCACGGGGCAGGCCAATCATCTGGGCGTGACTCTGCAAGCCGACATCATCAAGCAGAAGCTGCCGGAGTGTAACGGCGGGTACAAAGCGATGAGCCCGGAAGGGAAGTACGGCAAATCAGATGAACGCATGTACTCGACTCTCTGCGCCGATCACCCCATCGACCTCGCACGCTGGCAGGTGGCCAACTGCTACATGGGCCGCATCGGGCTCATCAACTCGGGCGGCGCCTCGGGCAAGGATGATCTGGCACAAGCGGTGAAGACCGCCGTGATCAACAAGCGCGCAGGCGGCACGGGTCTGATCTCGGGCCGCAAGGCATTCCAGAAGCCCATGGATGAGGGCGTAGAGCTCCTCCAGGCGATTCAGGATGTCTACCTGTGCAAGGAGGTCACGATCGCCTGA
- a CDS encoding carbon storage regulator, producing the protein MLVLTRSLHQVILIGGTIEVAADRIGSRVVRFSVRASGYPIARGECPAAGSASKDGVLILARKRGERILIGGDIVVTLLRIVGNRVKVGITAPSEVVILRDELVV; encoded by the coding sequence ATGCTTGTCCTCACCCGTTCTCTCCACCAGGTGATCTTGATCGGCGGAACTATTGAAGTTGCTGCTGATCGGATCGGTTCCAGGGTTGTCAGGTTTTCTGTCCGGGCTTCGGGGTATCCGATTGCCCGAGGCGAGTGCCCCGCTGCGGGCTCTGCCTCAAAGGACGGAGTCCTGATCCTTGCGCGCAAGCGCGGGGAGCGGATTCTCATCGGTGGTGACATCGTTGTCACCCTTCTGAGGATTGTCGGCAACCGTGTGAAGGTGGGCATCACCGCCCCGTCGGAGGTGGTTATCCTCCGCGACGAGCTGGTGGTGTAA
- a CDS encoding carbon storage regulator CsrA has product MTVKVFLSSRQAGGSLACRELNGPSEVGPSLFPLSASRRLEDAVLVLSRKKNESIVINDDITIVVVEIRGDKVRLGVEAPKEVPVHRREVFDAIRRNEAATEEKPTGGQDGPPATG; this is encoded by the coding sequence GTGACAGTGAAGGTTTTTTTAAGCTCCCGACAGGCTGGAGGATCTCTGGCGTGTCGGGAGCTTAATGGGCCCTCCGAAGTCGGCCCCTCCCTCTTTCCTCTTTCCGCCTCAAGGAGGCTGGAGGATGCCGTGCTCGTGCTCAGTAGGAAGAAGAACGAGAGCATCGTCATCAACGACGACATTACAATCGTCGTCGTTGAGATCCGCGGCGACAAGGTGCGCCTGGGGGTTGAGGCCCCCAAGGAGGTGCCCGTGCACCGCCGTGAGGTGTTCGATGCGATCCGTCGCAACGAAGCTGCGACGGAGGAGAAACCGACAGGGGGGCAGGATGGCCCTCCTGCCACAGGGTAA
- a CDS encoding cysteinyl-tRNA synthetase, whose product MPTKEPSRLHLYNTLTKKEETFESITKGKVLMYTCGPTVYGRPHIGNYASFLMADLLRRWLEVSGYAVTHAKNITDVGHLLHDRDQGDDKIEKQARSEKLDPLEIARKYEAQFLEDEKALNILEPFARPRATETVKEMLAMISILLEKGFAYETNDGIYFSVEKFPAYGSLSGNTPENLSAGARIEEREGKHHPADFALWKKCVGENAPHLLRWKYATGERVYTEGDDPSAGFPGWHIECSAMSRKFLADQIDIHTGGEDNIFPHHECEIAQSEASSSRKPFVRTWVHRRRIQMGEEKMSKSLGNVLSLPDVMAQSFSPLDLRYYLLSVHYRTNLKFTEKGLEDAKKARRKILEWMTEAGGKEDKVSNVGKEGEENMIEPWKEKFFAAMNADLNTPSALATVFDLMTWSRNQSEWSNGAVNALEELIGHIRHTFGCFEPEQMDVSAKVLELLTKRKEARKAKDYHLSDQLRDAIHKEGYEVRDNGDEQELKKL is encoded by the coding sequence ATGCCAACCAAGGAGCCCTCTCGTTTGCATCTCTACAATACCCTCACCAAGAAGGAAGAGACGTTTGAGTCCATCACAAAAGGAAAGGTGCTGATGTACACCTGCGGGCCTACGGTCTACGGCCGGCCGCACATCGGCAACTACGCCTCCTTCCTCATGGCCGACTTGCTTCGGCGCTGGCTCGAAGTGAGCGGCTACGCAGTCACCCACGCCAAGAACATCACGGACGTGGGGCACCTGCTGCATGACCGGGATCAGGGTGATGACAAAATCGAGAAGCAGGCCAGAAGTGAGAAATTGGATCCTCTCGAGATCGCCCGCAAGTACGAAGCGCAGTTTCTGGAGGATGAGAAAGCGCTCAACATCCTGGAGCCTTTTGCGCGGCCCCGCGCCACAGAGACGGTCAAAGAGATGCTCGCAATGATTTCCATACTCCTCGAAAAGGGCTTCGCCTACGAAACAAATGATGGCATCTACTTCTCGGTCGAGAAATTCCCCGCGTACGGTTCACTCTCGGGCAACACGCCCGAAAACCTGAGTGCCGGTGCGCGCATCGAAGAGCGCGAGGGCAAGCATCATCCGGCGGATTTCGCCCTCTGGAAGAAATGTGTGGGCGAGAATGCGCCGCACCTGCTCCGATGGAAGTACGCGACCGGTGAGCGTGTGTATACCGAAGGCGACGATCCTTCCGCAGGATTTCCCGGCTGGCACATCGAGTGCTCCGCCATGAGCCGAAAGTTCCTCGCAGACCAGATCGATATCCACACCGGTGGCGAAGACAACATCTTCCCCCACCATGAGTGCGAGATCGCCCAGAGTGAGGCTTCGAGCAGCCGAAAACCCTTTGTCCGCACGTGGGTGCACCGCCGCCGCATCCAGATGGGGGAGGAGAAAATGAGTAAGAGCCTTGGCAACGTGTTAAGTTTGCCAGACGTGATGGCACAGAGTTTCAGTCCCTTAGACCTGCGGTACTACCTTCTCTCCGTTCATTACCGGACGAATTTGAAGTTTACGGAGAAGGGACTGGAAGATGCGAAGAAGGCGCGTCGGAAGATTCTGGAGTGGATGACGGAAGCAGGAGGTAAGGAAGATAAGGTAAGTAATGTAGGTAAGGAAGGCGAGGAAAACATGATCGAACCATGGAAGGAGAAATTTTTTGCGGCGATGAATGCGGACCTGAATACGCCTTCTGCGCTCGCGACCGTTTTCGATCTCATGACGTGGTCACGCAATCAGTCGGAATGGAGCAACGGGGCGGTGAATGCGTTGGAGGAATTGATAGGACACATTCGTCACACTTTCGGCTGCTTCGAACCCGAACAAATGGATGTGTCGGCAAAAGTATTGGAATTACTTACCAAGCGTAAAGAAGCCAGGAAGGCGAAGGACTACCACTTGTCCGATCAACTACGTGATGCGATTCACAAGGAGGGATATGAGGTGCGCGACAACGGTGATGAGCAGGAGTTAAAAAAGTTATAG